From a single Nostoc edaphicum CCNP1411 genomic region:
- a CDS encoding ABC transporter ATP-binding protein: MIEVEHLSKIYGSTPAITDVTFSVEPGEILGLLGPNGAGKTTTMRILAGYLPATNGNARIAGYDVHENSLAVRQRIGYLPETPPLYPDMTVEGFLHFVARIKGVSAGDRPNKVTAAIKRCNLEDKRKVIIRKLSKGYRQRVGIAQAIVHDPPAIILDEPTVGLDPRQIIEVRNLIKSLAGTHTIILSTHILPEVSMTCSRVAIINRGKVVATNTPENLMTQLTGGSGYELEIEGEAALAKQVLQKVAGVSLIESIPTAGHQPQANRAYLRVISQPGKEPGKDIVTTLVRAGFGLHELRRVNATLEDVFLQLTTEEKNFETEVDLAADKEGEAA; encoded by the coding sequence ATGATTGAAGTTGAACATCTGAGTAAAATATACGGCTCTACCCCAGCAATTACCGATGTCACTTTTAGCGTCGAGCCTGGGGAGATTTTAGGCTTGTTAGGCCCCAATGGCGCTGGAAAAACCACAACCATGCGGATTCTCGCTGGTTATTTACCGGCAACCAATGGAAATGCCCGGATTGCTGGTTATGATGTCCATGAAAATTCTCTGGCTGTACGCCAACGCATTGGTTATTTACCCGAAACACCACCGTTGTATCCAGACATGACGGTGGAGGGATTTTTGCATTTTGTTGCCCGAATTAAAGGAGTTTCAGCAGGCGATCGCCCCAACAAGGTAACAGCCGCCATCAAACGCTGCAACCTAGAAGATAAACGAAAGGTAATTATCCGCAAACTCTCAAAAGGATACCGCCAAAGAGTCGGAATTGCTCAAGCGATCGTCCACGATCCCCCAGCAATCATTCTCGATGAACCCACAGTTGGACTCGATCCTCGACAAATAATTGAGGTGCGGAATTTAATTAAAAGCCTTGCTGGGACTCACACAATTATTCTTTCCACCCACATTCTGCCAGAAGTGAGTATGACTTGTAGCCGTGTCGCCATCATCAATCGCGGCAAAGTCGTAGCAACTAACACACCAGAAAACCTGATGACCCAATTGACAGGTGGTTCTGGGTATGAGTTGGAAATAGAAGGAGAAGCTGCCCTAGCGAAACAGGTATTGCAAAAAGTCGCAGGTGTGAGCCTGATAGAATCAATTCCGACAGCCGGTCATCAACCCCAGGCAAATCGCGCTTACCTGCGGGTAATATCGCAACCGGGAAAAGAACCAGGAAAGGATATTGTCACAACATTAGTGCGTGCAGGATTTGGTTTACATGAACTGCGGCGAGTAAACGCTACCTTAGAAGACGTATTCTTGCAACTGACCACAGAAGAAAAGAATTTCGAGACTGAGGTAGACTTAGCAGCAGATAAAGAAGGAGAGGCAGCGTAA
- a CDS encoding ABC transporter permease, whose product MGVVLSNIIAIYRRELQSYFVSPLAYAIAGIFWFLAGLFFVMILLGPDGILLGVAAIDAQGQQLGVPVPPIDVPYEFVRAFLDRMGWLLLFILPILSMGLYAEERKRGTLELLATSPITNWAVAVGKLLGVLTFFTSMVLPMLVFEAIAISGSNPPMAPSIPLLGHLGLILLAAAILSVGMFISSLTDSTILSAVLTFAVILLLLLIDLIGKIVPGPIGEALGYLSLLKHYNTLIQGIFDTSTFILFGSYIFLGIFLTAQSIDALRFQRQ is encoded by the coding sequence ATGGGTGTAGTACTGAGTAATATCATTGCCATTTATCGCCGGGAGTTGCAAAGTTATTTTGTATCGCCATTAGCTTATGCGATCGCAGGCATATTTTGGTTTCTCGCGGGGTTATTCTTCGTGATGATTTTGCTAGGGCCAGACGGCATTTTGCTAGGAGTCGCGGCAATAGATGCACAAGGGCAACAACTGGGAGTACCAGTACCGCCGATAGATGTCCCTTACGAATTTGTCCGAGCATTTTTGGATCGCATGGGATGGCTATTGTTGTTTATCCTGCCAATACTCTCAATGGGACTCTATGCTGAAGAACGGAAGCGGGGTACTTTAGAACTGTTAGCCACCTCACCAATCACCAATTGGGCGGTAGCTGTAGGTAAATTATTAGGCGTGCTAACATTTTTTACCTCGATGGTTTTACCCATGCTAGTGTTTGAAGCGATCGCCATCAGCGGTTCAAATCCACCAATGGCACCCTCAATTCCGTTACTGGGTCATTTGGGATTAATCTTGCTAGCAGCAGCAATTTTATCTGTAGGAATGTTTATTTCCTCATTAACAGACAGCACAATTCTTTCTGCCGTTCTTACCTTTGCAGTAATCTTATTATTGTTATTGATTGATTTAATCGGCAAAATTGTCCCTGGCCCCATCGGCGAAGCTTTAGGTTATCTATCTTTGCTAAAACATTACAACACCTTAATTCAAGGTATTTTTGATACCAGCACCTTCATTTTATTCGGTAGTTATATTTTTCTGGGTATATTTCTCACCGCTCAATCAATTGATGCACTGCGCTTTCAAAGGCAATAG